The nucleotide sequence TTCCACCCTGGAAGCGTCCGATATTTGCAGTAGTTTCTTCATCAATACGTCCAAGCGGCATTCTGGCAACAGCCTTGGCAGCAATCGTGATTGCGGAAACACCTTTTTCCGGAGCAACGCCTGCATGTGCTGTTTTACCATGGATGACAGCTGCTACTTTTGCTTGCGTTGGGGCTGCAACAATAATGTTTCCAACCTTTCCGTCACTGTCCAGTGCATATCCATATTTCGCTTTTACCAAAGAAGAATCCAATGCTTTTGCACCAACGAGACCTGATTCTTCTCCAACCGTAATGATGAACTGGATTGTTCCATGCGGGATTGATTGTTCCTTTAGAACGCGGATGGTCTCAAGCATGACAGCAAGTCCAGTCTTATCATCTGCTCCAAGGATCGTCGTTCCATCAGTCACGACATAACCATCTTTAATGGATGGCTTAACACCCTTGGCAGGAATGACAGTATCCATATGGGATGTAAAGTAGATTGTATCTACGCCGTCTTTTGTACCTTGTAAAGTACAGATCAGGTTTCCTGCTCCGTGACCAGTTTGTGCGGTTGTATCGTCCTCAAAAACCTCTACTCCGAGGTCCTCGAATTTTTTCTTAAGGACGCGTGCGATTTCAGTTTCATACTTTGTTTCAGAGTCAATTTGGACTAGCTCTAAAAACTCATTCAATAAACGTTCGTTATTAATCATCCTAGCCGACCTCCAATTATGTATATACTTCTTGAGTATAACGCTAATTGAATAACAACACCAAACACAAAATCCTAAAGCGGAATGTTGCCGTGCTTTTTGCCCGGCCTGTCTTCCTTCTTTGTCCGAAGCATTTCAAGGGACTGAATTAGTTTGATGCGGGTTTCTCGCGGATCGATAACATCATCGACCATTCCCTGGCTTGCAGCGACATATGGATTCGCGAATTTTTCACGATACTCATCGATCTTCTGCTGCCTTGTCTGGTCTGGATTGTCACTGTTCTGGATTTCCTTCGCAAAAATAATATTGGCAGCTCCCTGTGGTCCCATTACAGCAATTTCAGCATTCGGCCATGCAAAAACAAGATCCGCACCGATGGATTTGCTGTTCAAGGCAACATATGCTCCTCCGTATGCTTTTCGTAAAATAACCGTAAGCTTTGGTACCGTTGCTTCTGAATAAGCATACAGGATTTTCGCTCCGTGACGGATGATGCCGCCATGTTCCTGTTTAATGCCAGGGAAAAAACCTGTCACGTCTTCAAATGTAATGATCGGTATATTGAATGAATCACAGAACCTGATGAAGCGAGAGGCTTTATCGGAAGAATCAATATCAAGTCCGCCTGCCATCACCTTTGGCTGATTGCAGACAAGACCAACGACCTCTCCTTTAATTCTCGCAAGTCCAATGACAATGTTTTTGGCAAAGTCCTTCTGTATTTCCAGGAATGAACCGACATCGACAACCTGTTCAATTACCTTGCGCACATCATACGGCCGGACGGCATCAAAAGGAATGGCATCAGTCAGATCTGGACGATAATCATCCTTATCGTCGGCTTCAAGGCGCGGTGGCTTTTCTTCATAGTTTTGCGGCAGATAGCTTAACAGCAGCCTTACCTGCTCTAGTGTTTCTTCTTCTGACTGGCCATGGAAATGAGCATTGCCGCTGATCGTATTATGTACAATTGCTCCACCCAAATCCTCAGCAGAAATTTTCTCCCCGGTAACTGTTTCAATTACTTTAGGACCAGTGATGAACATCTGGCTTGTCTTCTCGACCATGAATACAAAATCGGTAATTGCAGGTGAATAAACGGCTCCCCCTGCGCATGGTCCCATAATTACTGAAATTTGAGGAATTACTCCGGAATAAATTGAGTTACGGTAAAAAATATGGCCGTAGCCATCAAGCGAAACAACACCCTCCTGAATCCTCGCTCCTCCGGAATCATTCAACCCTACAAATGGAGCACCATTTTTAGCTGCCAAATCCATGACATTAGCGATTTTCTTTGCATGCATTTCACCTAAAGCTCCACCGAACACGGTGAAATCCTGCGAAAATAAATAAATCGGCCTGCCGTTCACTTTACCGTAGCCGGTTACAACCCCATCCCCTGGTCCCTTCTGGTTTTCTAGTCCAAAGTCTGTGCTGCGATGCTGGATGAAGGGGTTCAATTCAACAAAGGTTCCTGGGTCAACAAGCAGCTCGATTCTCTCACGGGCTGTAAGCTTTCCTTTTTCATGCTGCTTCTCAATCCGCTCATCACCGCCTCCCAGTTCGATTTCCCTGCGACGGTCATATAGTTCATTAATCTTCTCATAGATGTCTGGCATTCTATTCAGCCTCCCCGTTTTTCTCGCAAAGTTCATATAAAACGCTTCCTGTCGATTTTGGATGCATGAAAGCGACAAGCGCTCCCCCGGCACCTCTTTTAGGAACATCCTGGATCATCCTGATGCCATTTTCTTTCATATCATTGATACGTTCCTGAATCGAATCAACACCAAGCGCGACATGGTGAATCCCTTCACCCTTCTTTTCGATGAATCGAGCGATAGCGCTTTCATCTGATAAAGGTTCCAGGAGTTCAAGCTTCGTTTCCCCGGCTTTTAGAAAAGCTACTTTGACTTTCTCGCTGTCTACTTCCTCGATCCCCAATAATGGCAGTTTCAGCACATCTGTATAAAATGGGAGGGCATGCTCAAGAGATTTGACAGCAATGCCGATATGGTCGACCTTTTTAATCATGTAATTCCCTCCAGATATTATTTAAATATATTTAATCGTTTTAATATTCGACAAAAATGTCATAAATCCTTCTTATATTAATGGGATAGAGTATTGAATTATCGATTGACATAATATTCAAGCCAGTTCACTACTACACTAACATAAAAGCTTTTTAATAATGACTAGAACGCCTTACTTAAAAAGGGTTGTTGAAATGACCAAGTGGTTGTAAAATAATAGAGATAAGTAGATTGCAAAAGCTTTGGAGGGGATTATTTTTATGCGTAAGCCGAATGTCAGGAAGGTCGTAGTTTATATCATGCTTTTTACAATGCTAGCTTCAACCCTTCTAATGGGAGTAGCTACATTCCTATAATAACTATAAAATAATCAAAGGGCTGTCATTTAATTTGACAGCCCTTATTTTTATTTACTTATTGCACCATGTTCTTGTCCCAACTCGATAAAGCTTTTTGGGGATGATGTAATAAGGATTTTTGTTCCTAATGGTATGTAATCGTATAATGATTCGACAGCCTCGTTTTGGAGCCTGACGCAGCCCTGGGAAATGTTTTTGCCAATACTAGAAGGATCGTTTGTCCCATGTATTCCATATGTTCGGCCATCCGTATTCTCAGCGTCAAACCCAATCCACCTGCTGCCAAGAGGATTATCAGGGTCTCCGCCCGGGATATCCTTTTTACGATAATACGGATCAGGAGCTTTGACTGTGACTGTGAAAAGACCTTCAGGTGTCAGGTCTTCTGACTTGCCTGTTGCCGCGCTGACCACCGTCTGGACTCTGTTCTCATTGATCAGGGCTACCTCATTCGTCTGTTTATTCACAATTACAAATGGGTCTCCTGGAAGCGGGTTAAGCCCGAGCGGCCAGATAGGCGAAAAAACGAATGCTGCTAGAAGCATAGAAATAAACACTGGCATGTTAATCCCTCCGTGGTCTATTTCTGTTAGTTTGTCACGGCAGCTTCACTTTTATCCTTACTCGTCTTCAGACCTTTAAACGAACGTTTCAACAAGAGGAATTGTTCCATTTCATTAACAAAATGAAGCAATGCAGCCCTTGCCTCGAACTCTTCCCTTGTTTTTGGCAGCTCCATATTCTCAAATTCCGTTTTCATCCTCATTAATTTTTCTAGGTAAAAAAGAACTGTATTGCCAGGGTGGATCCCTTTCGACAGCAACTCGACAAACTCTGCAACAATATTAGCCTGCTCAACATGCTTTGGAATAGAAGTAATGGAAGGAAGCACTCTTTCAATGATTTCAAACTGCTTTTCCCTGATTTTAAAATATTGATAATATAGAT is from Mesobacillus boroniphilus and encodes:
- a CDS encoding tripeptidase T; amino-acid sequence: MINNERLLNEFLELVQIDSETKYETEIARVLKKKFEDLGVEVFEDDTTAQTGHGAGNLICTLQGTKDGVDTIYFTSHMDTVIPAKGVKPSIKDGYVVTDGTTILGADDKTGLAVMLETIRVLKEQSIPHGTIQFIITVGEESGLVGAKALDSSLVKAKYGYALDSDGKVGNIIVAAPTQAKVAAVIHGKTAHAGVAPEKGVSAITIAAKAVARMPLGRIDEETTANIGRFQGGTQTNIVCDHVEILAEARSLIPEKMEAQVAKMKEAFESAAQEMGGKADVDIQVMYPGFKFGEGDLVVELAKKAAAKIGRSSELLHSGGGSDANVIAGFGIPTVNLAVGYEEIHTTNERMPIEELDKLAEMVIALIQEVAAQ
- a CDS encoding acyl-CoA carboxylase subunit beta is translated as MPDIYEKINELYDRRREIELGGGDERIEKQHEKGKLTARERIELLVDPGTFVELNPFIQHRSTDFGLENQKGPGDGVVTGYGKVNGRPIYLFSQDFTVFGGALGEMHAKKIANVMDLAAKNGAPFVGLNDSGGARIQEGVVSLDGYGHIFYRNSIYSGVIPQISVIMGPCAGGAVYSPAITDFVFMVEKTSQMFITGPKVIETVTGEKISAEDLGGAIVHNTISGNAHFHGQSEEETLEQVRLLLSYLPQNYEEKPPRLEADDKDDYRPDLTDAIPFDAVRPYDVRKVIEQVVDVGSFLEIQKDFAKNIVIGLARIKGEVVGLVCNQPKVMAGGLDIDSSDKASRFIRFCDSFNIPIITFEDVTGFFPGIKQEHGGIIRHGAKILYAYSEATVPKLTVILRKAYGGAYVALNSKSIGADLVFAWPNAEIAVMGPQGAANIIFAKEIQNSDNPDQTRQQKIDEYREKFANPYVAASQGMVDDVIDPRETRIKLIQSLEMLRTKKEDRPGKKHGNIPL
- the mce gene encoding methylmalonyl-CoA epimerase; its protein translation is MIKKVDHIGIAVKSLEHALPFYTDVLKLPLLGIEEVDSEKVKVAFLKAGETKLELLEPLSDESAIARFIEKKGEGIHHVALGVDSIQERINDMKENGIRMIQDVPKRGAGGALVAFMHPKSTGSVLYELCEKNGEAE
- the prli42 gene encoding stressosome-associated protein Prli42 translates to MRKPNVRKVVVYIMLFTMLASTLLMGVATFL
- a CDS encoding L,D-transpeptidase yields the protein MPVFISMLLAAFVFSPIWPLGLNPLPGDPFVIVNKQTNEVALINENRVQTVVSAATGKSEDLTPEGLFTVTVKAPDPYYRKKDIPGGDPDNPLGSRWIGFDAENTDGRTYGIHGTNDPSSIGKNISQGCVRLQNEAVESLYDYIPLGTKILITSSPKSFIELGQEHGAISK